A segment of the Cutaneotrichosporon cavernicola HIS019 DNA, chromosome: 6 genome:
ccctctccctctcccgctaaccccagcctcTACCGCTCCTCGGCACTGCTCACCATCGCGTGCTGCTACATCATGTGGATGTGCACGTACCTGTGCCAGTTGAACCCACTTATTTGTGAGCTTCGTCGATTGCGCCAGCTGATACCAGACCCCAAGCGTGCCGACCTGCGCGTGGAGCATAAGGAAGTGTAGATAATGTATTGTATGGTCCGGCCATGGCGCAGACTAATACATTTGGAGCTTGACTGAACCGACTAATACATGCATTTCAGGGATACAGCCAAGACATGATCTAGATATCTATTTGAGGCAGGCGTTGGCCTGCGCCTCACTCTCCTCGCTCACCTCGCTCATAACACCACCGTCGCGCCCACTCGTCGACCCGGCCCGCGAACGTACAAGCAACACCGACGAGCGACTATCTGCCCGAGGTCTTTCCGTCAGCGCGGCTGAGCTCtcaccgcgccgcctcccctcgcccttgaccaCGAGTCCGCTCCGCGGCCGCTCCAGGTCGAGCGACACCGTCCCG
Coding sequences within it:
- the VMA9 gene encoding uncharacterized protein (ATP synthase subunit H) is translated as MGVGHVFLVGIVCAAVAAASWFLAPKKNLTLYRSSALLTIACCYIMWMCTYLCQLNPLIYPKRADLRVEHKEV